One Pseudoalteromonas sp. UG3-2 DNA window includes the following coding sequences:
- the leuA gene encoding 2-isopropylmalate synthase, whose product MGAEDKVWIFDTTLRDGEQALKASLTEEDKIQLAHTISRLNVDIMEVGFPVSSPADFRAVQRIANEVKGPIICGLARAVSKDIEACGEALKRAERRRIHTFIATSPLHLEHKLKMSLAEATAMAVNAITLAKTYTDDVEFSCEDAGRTPLSDLAEVVTAAIEAGATTINLPDTVGYVTPDEYAAMVRYIRENVSNIDKARLSVHCHNDLGLAVANSIAAVQAGARQIECTLNGIGERAGNCSLEEVAMIIKMRQDHLRVHTDIRSEEIYRASRQVSKICNMPVQPNKAIVGGNAFAHSSGIHQDGVLKAQNTYEIMAPETVGVPNNQLNMTSRSGRHVIEHRLTELGYQASDYDMDSLYESFLALADQKGTVYDYDLEAMIYFNQIQQQDERYQLQFVNASSNSQSIASATVGIAQNGELKQEAATGNGPVEAAFLAIARITGMAVEVLEYNLDATGQGASSLGQVDIIAQFEGKQYHGVGLAADIVEASVRAMIRVYNLIDRAQKVSSLKQQRKAG is encoded by the coding sequence ATGGGTGCAGAAGATAAGGTTTGGATTTTTGATACCACATTACGGGATGGCGAACAGGCGTTAAAAGCCAGCCTCACCGAAGAAGATAAGATACAGCTGGCACATACCATTAGTCGCCTCAATGTCGACATTATGGAAGTGGGCTTTCCGGTTTCCAGCCCTGCAGATTTTAGAGCCGTGCAACGTATTGCTAATGAGGTTAAAGGGCCGATTATCTGTGGTTTGGCACGTGCTGTGAGCAAAGACATTGAAGCCTGTGGCGAGGCACTAAAAAGAGCCGAGCGGCGCCGTATCCATACTTTTATCGCAACCAGCCCGCTGCACCTTGAGCACAAATTGAAAATGAGCTTAGCAGAAGCCACAGCCATGGCGGTCAACGCCATCACCTTGGCGAAAACTTACACCGATGATGTCGAATTTTCTTGTGAAGACGCGGGGCGCACGCCGCTGAGCGATCTCGCCGAAGTCGTTACCGCGGCAATAGAGGCAGGCGCAACGACCATCAACTTACCCGATACCGTAGGTTATGTGACACCCGATGAATATGCCGCCATGGTGCGTTACATCCGTGAAAATGTCAGCAACATTGATAAAGCGCGTCTGAGTGTGCATTGCCATAATGACTTAGGCCTTGCTGTGGCCAACTCGATTGCGGCGGTGCAAGCTGGGGCACGACAAATTGAATGCACCCTCAATGGCATCGGTGAACGTGCAGGTAACTGCTCATTAGAAGAAGTGGCGATGATCATCAAAATGCGTCAGGACCATTTACGAGTCCATACGGATATCCGCAGCGAAGAAATTTATCGTGCCTCTCGCCAAGTCTCGAAGATTTGTAATATGCCAGTGCAGCCAAACAAGGCGATTGTGGGGGGAAATGCCTTTGCCCATAGCTCGGGTATCCACCAAGATGGCGTGTTAAAAGCCCAAAACACCTATGAAATCATGGCACCAGAAACCGTTGGTGTGCCCAACAATCAGCTTAATATGACCTCGCGCTCTGGCCGTCATGTCATTGAGCACCGCTTAACTGAACTCGGGTATCAAGCGTCCGATTATGATATGGACAGCCTCTATGAAAGCTTCTTAGCTTTGGCTGACCAAAAAGGCACAGTGTACGACTATGACCTGGAAGCGATGATTTATTTCAATCAGATCCAACAACAGGATGAGCGCTATCAACTGCAGTTCGTTAATGCTTCATCGAATTCGCAATCGATTGCCAGCGCCACCGTAGGCATTGCCCAGAACGGCGAGTTAAAACAAGAGGCCGCCACCGGCAATGGCCCCGTTGAGGCCGCTTTTTTAGCCATTGCACGGATCACTGGAATGGCAGTGGAGGTGCTTGAATATAACTTAGACGCCACGGGCCAAGGGGCCAGCTCATTGGGACAAGTCGATATCATTGCCCAGTTTGAAGGTAAGCAATACCACGGCGTGGGTTTAGCTGCTGATATTGTCGAAGCGTCGGTGAGAGCCATGATCCGAGTGTATAACCTGATCGACCGTGCGCAAAAAGTTTCAAGTCTTAAACAACAAAGGAAAGCAGGATGA
- the leuB gene encoding 3-isopropylmalate dehydrogenase, with amino-acid sequence MSQASYKIAVLAGDGIGPEVMQAAELVLDKVSQQFNFNLEKSPQAIGGAAIEQYGEALPAATLSACEAADAILFGSVGGPQWEHLPPNEQPERASLLPLRKHFKLFCNLRPAQLLPALSAASPLRSDISQQGFDILCVRELTGGIYFGEKGRHGEGPSESAFDTQTYSRGEIERIAKFAFDAARLRSNHVTSVDKANVLATSVLWREVVNEVAKGYPDVSHDHIYIDNAAMQLVKQPSQFDVLLCDNLFGDILSDECAMITGSMGLLPSASLNQSGFGLYEPAGGSAPDIAGKGVANPIAQILSAALMLRYSLGQDEAARSIEKAVAEAVKEGVGTPDIYPQGGFTTMDVAQAIVDRI; translated from the coding sequence ATGAGTCAAGCAAGCTACAAGATTGCTGTACTTGCCGGTGACGGCATTGGCCCTGAGGTCATGCAAGCCGCAGAGTTAGTATTAGATAAAGTATCACAACAGTTTAATTTTAACTTAGAAAAGTCGCCACAGGCGATTGGCGGAGCCGCCATTGAACAGTACGGTGAGGCGTTACCTGCAGCCACACTCAGTGCGTGTGAGGCCGCCGATGCTATCTTATTTGGCTCGGTTGGTGGTCCGCAGTGGGAACATTTACCACCCAATGAACAGCCAGAGCGAGCCTCATTACTGCCACTTCGAAAACACTTTAAGCTGTTTTGTAATTTACGTCCGGCGCAATTGTTACCAGCCCTAAGTGCTGCGTCACCGCTGCGCAGTGATATCTCGCAGCAGGGTTTTGATATCTTGTGTGTACGGGAGCTCACTGGGGGCATTTATTTTGGTGAAAAGGGTCGCCACGGTGAAGGGCCAAGTGAATCCGCATTTGACACCCAGACCTATTCTCGTGGCGAAATTGAGCGCATCGCTAAATTTGCTTTTGATGCTGCCAGACTGCGCAGCAACCACGTTACCTCGGTAGATAAAGCTAACGTACTGGCTACCAGTGTGTTGTGGCGTGAGGTGGTGAACGAAGTCGCCAAAGGCTACCCAGATGTCAGTCATGACCATATTTATATTGATAATGCGGCGATGCAGCTGGTGAAGCAACCCAGTCAATTCGATGTGTTGTTATGCGATAACTTGTTTGGCGACATTTTATCGGATGAGTGCGCCATGATCACCGGCTCCATGGGCTTGCTACCGTCGGCAAGTTTAAACCAGTCTGGCTTTGGGCTCTATGAACCAGCTGGTGGCTCGGCGCCAGACATCGCCGGGAAAGGCGTGGCTAACCCCATTGCCCAGATCCTCAGTGCGGCACTGATGCTGCGCTACTCATTGGGGCAAGATGAAGCGGCAAGAAGCATCGAAAAAGCAGTCGCCGAAGCGGTGAAAGAAGGGGTTGGAACGCCAGACATTTATCCGCAGGGTGGCTTTACGACGATGGATGTCGCGCAAGCCATCGTGGATCGAATCTAA
- the leuC gene encoding 3-isopropylmalate dehydratase large subunit, translating to MAQTLYDKIWQSHVVTKLNEQTDLLYIDRHLVHEVTSPQAFAGLKEKNRTVRCPEKTFATMDHNVSTKSRSIDAASEVSKNQLQALAKNCAEFGIVLYDLNSINQGIVHVMGPEQGITLPGTTIVCGDSHTSTHGAFGALAHGIGTSEVEHVLATQTLQQKKAKSLKIQVNGELRPTVTAKDLILAVIAKLGTAGGTGFVAEFCGSAISALSMEARMTLCNMSIEMGAKAGLIAPDEKTFAYLKGRPFAPQGAEFDAAVAYWQTLHSDPDAEFDRVVEIDAAEIQPQVTWGTSPEQVIGINDVIPNPDDEPNLIKADAIRSALKYMGLTAGQRLSDAKVDTVFIGSCTNSRIEDLRAAAEVVAGKRVAPGVEALIVPGSGLVKQQAEQEGLAEIFIAAGFEWRQPGCSMCLAMNDDRLGPEKRCASTSNRNFEGRQGRAGRTHLVSPAMAAAAAIAGHFTDIQGVAS from the coding sequence GTGGCACAAACATTATACGACAAAATTTGGCAGTCCCATGTGGTGACTAAACTCAATGAACAAACGGATCTGTTATACATTGACCGTCATCTGGTTCACGAAGTGACCTCACCTCAGGCTTTTGCAGGGTTAAAAGAGAAAAATCGGACAGTACGTTGTCCTGAAAAAACCTTTGCTACCATGGATCATAATGTCTCGACTAAAAGCCGCTCTATAGATGCGGCTAGTGAAGTGAGCAAAAACCAACTGCAAGCCTTAGCGAAAAACTGCGCCGAATTTGGCATTGTACTTTATGACCTAAACTCGATTAATCAGGGGATTGTTCATGTCATGGGTCCTGAGCAAGGGATCACCCTGCCAGGCACAACCATCGTCTGTGGTGATAGCCATACTTCCACCCACGGTGCCTTTGGAGCATTAGCACATGGCATTGGCACGTCGGAAGTAGAGCACGTGCTGGCAACCCAGACTTTACAGCAGAAAAAAGCCAAATCGCTGAAAATTCAGGTCAATGGCGAGCTGCGTCCGACGGTGACGGCAAAAGACCTTATTTTGGCTGTGATTGCCAAGTTAGGCACCGCTGGTGGTACCGGCTTTGTGGCGGAATTTTGTGGCAGCGCCATCTCGGCTCTGTCGATGGAAGCACGCATGACCTTATGCAATATGAGCATTGAAATGGGAGCCAAAGCGGGACTTATTGCACCAGATGAAAAAACCTTTGCTTACCTAAAAGGGCGACCGTTTGCCCCACAAGGAGCGGAGTTTGATGCGGCCGTGGCGTATTGGCAGACCTTACATAGTGACCCAGACGCTGAGTTTGATCGGGTGGTAGAGATTGACGCGGCTGAGATACAACCGCAAGTGACCTGGGGCACTAGCCCAGAGCAAGTGATTGGTATCAATGATGTGATCCCAAACCCCGATGATGAGCCGAACTTAATTAAAGCGGATGCCATTCGCAGCGCCTTAAAATACATGGGACTAACAGCTGGACAAAGGCTCAGTGATGCCAAGGTGGATACCGTATTTATTGGTTCTTGCACCAATAGCCGTATTGAAGACTTACGAGCCGCAGCAGAGGTTGTGGCGGGTAAACGGGTTGCGCCAGGTGTTGAAGCGTTAATTGTGCCTGGTTCGGGCCTGGTGAAACAACAAGCAGAGCAAGAAGGGCTGGCTGAGATTTTTATTGCCGCAGGCTTTGAATGGCGTCAGCCGGGCTGTTCCATGTGTTTGGCCATGAATGATGACCGTCTTGGGCCTGAAAAGCGCTGTGCGTCAACATCAAATCGTAATTTTGAGGGGCGTCAAGGCCGTGCCGGTCGTACCCATCTTGTTAGCCCTGCAATGGCTGCTGCAGCCGCTATTGCCGGTCACTTTACCGATATTCAAGGAGTCGCGTCATGA
- the leuD gene encoding 3-isopropylmalate dehydratase small subunit yields MTVFHQGLVAPLDKNNVDTDQIIPKQFLTSTSRDGFDKALFYDWRYTEEGQPDPSFVLNYPQYQGASILLTRDNFGCGSSREHAPWALQQYGFEVIIAQSFADIFFNNCGNNQMLCIALPAETLDTLFTLAEQPSGVNLTIDLEQQQIVAPGLEAIAFDVREDIKARLLSGLDFIGETELLAAKIDAFETQLAAQRPWQ; encoded by the coding sequence ATGACGGTTTTTCATCAAGGTTTGGTGGCACCATTAGATAAAAACAATGTCGATACCGACCAAATCATTCCCAAGCAGTTTTTAACCTCAACCAGTCGAGATGGCTTTGATAAGGCGTTGTTTTACGACTGGCGTTACACTGAGGAAGGTCAACCGGATCCCAGTTTCGTGCTTAATTACCCACAATACCAAGGTGCCTCTATTTTATTAACGCGAGATAACTTTGGCTGTGGCTCCTCGCGAGAGCATGCTCCTTGGGCGCTACAGCAATATGGCTTTGAAGTCATTATTGCACAAAGCTTTGCCGATATTTTCTTTAATAACTGTGGTAATAACCAAATGCTCTGCATTGCCTTGCCAGCAGAGACACTCGATACCTTGTTCACCTTGGCGGAGCAGCCCAGTGGCGTAAACCTAACCATAGATCTCGAGCAGCAACAGATTGTCGCACCGGGGCTCGAGGCGATTGCCTTTGATGTCCGCGAGGATATTAAAGCTAGGCTTTTAAGTGGCTTAGACTTTATTGGCGAAACGGAGTTATTGGCGGCAAAAATCGATGCCTTTGAAACCCAGCTTGCGGCACAAAGACCATGGCAATAA
- a CDS encoding tellurite resistance TerB family protein, producing the protein MLSHIKKLFQAAQQQPHAADSLDFNTALAALLVEVMRADGELHDAEFDKIAELLQVRCELPKEQVTALVERAQQLVEEAVDMFSFAKQINNYTSDIERIEIIELLWHVAFADGQLDSHEEHIIRKIAGLFYVAHADFISAKLAAENAKNG; encoded by the coding sequence TTGCTTAGTCATATTAAAAAGTTATTTCAAGCTGCCCAACAGCAGCCACACGCTGCAGACTCGCTTGATTTCAATACGGCGTTAGCGGCACTGTTAGTTGAAGTGATGCGCGCCGATGGCGAACTCCATGACGCTGAATTCGATAAAATAGCCGAGCTATTGCAGGTGCGCTGTGAGTTGCCGAAAGAGCAAGTAACGGCGCTGGTCGAGCGAGCACAGCAGCTTGTAGAAGAAGCCGTTGATATGTTTTCTTTTGCCAAGCAAATCAATAACTACACCAGCGATATAGAGCGCATCGAAATCATCGAGTTATTGTGGCATGTGGCTTTTGCCGACGGTCAGTTGGATAGTCACGAAGAACATATAATACGCAAGATCGCCGGGTTATTTTACGTCGCTCATGCCGATTTTATTAGTGCCAAACTCGCGGCTGAAAACGCTAAGAATGGCTAA
- a CDS encoding RNA polymerase sigma factor has protein sequence MGAALSSNLVVTAHSWAQIIESQREKLVAYLTGMLHCHALAEDVLQETFIRLASMELSQYQSVQNQTAYCYQTARNIAIDTLRKRAREKSIDIDEAEPQYCNEQRLNIEDKIIENNLETQMLQAVQQLSSRHLTVLSLYTRGNYKQKEIAKICAISPTLVNFILQEVVLTCQAVLPH, from the coding sequence ATGGGTGCCGCGCTTAGTTCTAACCTCGTTGTGACGGCTCATAGCTGGGCTCAAATCATTGAGTCACAAAGGGAGAAGTTAGTAGCCTATTTAACAGGTATGCTCCATTGTCATGCGCTCGCCGAAGACGTATTACAAGAAACCTTTATTCGCCTTGCCAGCATGGAGCTTTCGCAATATCAAAGCGTGCAAAACCAAACCGCCTACTGCTATCAGACGGCAAGGAATATCGCGATTGATACACTGCGTAAACGTGCTAGGGAGAAGAGTATTGATATCGATGAAGCCGAGCCTCAGTACTGTAATGAACAGCGGCTCAACATAGAAGATAAGATTATTGAGAACAACTTAGAAACCCAGATGCTGCAAGCCGTACAGCAGCTTTCAAGCCGTCACTTAACGGTGTTAAGTTTATACACTCGTGGTAATTACAAGCAAAAGGAGATAGCTAAGATCTGCGCAATATCACCGACGCTAGTGAATTTTATCTTGCAAGAAGTGGTGCTAACGTGCCAAGCAGTGTTGCCACATTAG